In Juglans microcarpa x Juglans regia isolate MS1-56 chromosome 8D, Jm3101_v1.0, whole genome shotgun sequence, the following are encoded in one genomic region:
- the LOC121242922 gene encoding ACD11 homolog protein isoform X2, giving the protein MDGESLEEHNAMMMTPLSAMAEAFEELDKMLRSREDDQQLRLDTFCEACSLVSVLFGCLGFAFKFAEVDYVSKVRDLKEASRTSNTLQDILDLDVANDTVKIQGSLSRNLRRVRQGLDLVRALFEQFLTNDQDCYLKEAASRAYRQVCAPYHSWAVRTAVVAGMCALPTRNQLLLKLNETVSREEDEKVYRCIATSYRVH; this is encoded by the exons ATGGATGGGGAGAGTTTGGAGGAGCACAACGCGATGATGATGACACCTTTGTCAGCCATGGCGGAGGCCTTCGAGGAGCTGGACAAGATGTTGAGATCGAGGGAGGACGATCAGCAGCTCCGCTTGGACACCTTCTGCGAAGCCTGCTCTTTGGTGTCCGTTCTTTTTGGATGCCTCGGTTTCGCTTTCAAGTTCGCCGAGGTCGACTACGTCTCCAAG GTACGTGATCTAAAGGAAGCATCAAGAACATCTAACACTTTACAAGACATACTTGATCTTGATGTTGCAAATGATACAGtaaagatacaaggaagtcTTTCGCGAAATCTACGACGAGTCAGACAGGGTCTTGACCTCGTCAGAGCTTTATTTGAACAATTTTTGACTAACGATCA AGATTGCTATTTAAAGGAAGCAGCTTCAAGAGCTTATCGGCAAGTTTGTGCACCATACCACTCATGGGCAGTCCGGACAGCGGTTGTTGCTGGAATGTGTGCTCTTCCTACAAGAAACCAACTTCTGTTGAAGCTCAATGAAACTG TCAGCagggaagaagatgagaaggTATATCGATGCATCGCTACCAGTTATAGAGTACATTGA
- the LOC121242126 gene encoding protein NRT1/ PTR FAMILY 3.1 → MMEKKGSHGTRKKGGLVTMPFIFANEVSEKLAVVGFNANMISYLTTQLHMPLTKAANTVTNIGGTASLTPLLGAFLSDAYVGRFWTVTVASIIYQIGMILLTLSAVLPKLRPPPCQVGTQVCQEADFGQVAILYISLLLGALGSGGIRPCVVAFGADQFDETDPKQNTKTWKYFNWYYFVMGVSILVAVTVLVYIQDNVGWGWGLGVPTIAMLISIVTFIGGYPLYRNLDPAGSPFTRLVQVMVAAYRKRKLPMVSDPKLLYQNDELDASISLGGKLLHTKHMKFFDKAAIVTEEDKQLKYGEAPNLWRLNTVHRVEELKSVIRMGPIWAAGILLITAYAQQGTFSLQQAKTMDRHLSKSFEIPAGSMSVFTYSTMLLTIVFYDSIFIPVARHFSGLDRGISFLHRMGIGFVISILATLVAGFIEVKRKNAAIASGLIDHPHSIIPISAFWLVPQYSLHGMAEAFMSIGHLEFFYDQAPESMRSTAMALFWLAISFGNYVSSLLVCMVHKYSAGPNGSNWLKDDNLSKGKLEYFYWLITLLQVVNFIYYLCCTKLYTFKPIQIESKEGGSSEEGGMELANRV, encoded by the exons atgatgGAGAAGAAAGGGAGCCATGGCACGAGGAAAAAGGGAGGGCTTGTCACAATGCCCTTCATTtttg CAAATGAGGTTTCTGAGAAGTTGGCTGTGGTGGGATTTAATGCAAATATGATTAGCTATTTAACAACACAGCTGCATATGCCACTGACCAAAGCAGCTAACACCGTTACCAACATTGGAGGCACTGCTAGCTTGACACCTTTGCTCGGAGCCTTCCTCTCTGATGCCTATGTCGGCCGCTTCTGGACTGTAACTGTTGCTTCCATCATTTACCAAATT gGAATGATTCTCTTAACACTATCGGCAGTACTTCCAAAACTAAGGCCACCCCCATGTCAAGTTGGTACTCAAGTATGTCAAGAAGCTGACTTCGGACAGGTGGCAATTCTCTACATATCTCTCTTACTTGGAGCCCTGGGATCTGGTGGGATCCGACCCTGCGTTGTGGCATTCGGGGCGGACCAGTTTGATGAGACGGATCCTAAGCAAAACACAAAGACATGGAAATATTTCAACTGGTACTACTTTGTCATGGGGGTATCCATATTAGTGGCTGTGACAGTGCTTGTCTATATTCAGGATAATGTTGGATGGGGTTGGGGCCTTGGAGTTCCAACCATTGCCATGCTTATTTCAATTGTTACCTTTATTGGTGGGTACCCACTTTACCGGAACTTGGATCCGGCTGGAAGTCCATTTACCCGGTTGGTGCAGGTGATGGTGGCAGCATACAGGAAGAGAAAGTTGCCCATGGTTTCTGATCCTAAATTACTGTACCAGAATGATGAGCTTGATGCCTCCATTTCCCTGGGTGGGAAGCTTCTCCACACTAAGCACATGAA GTTTTTTGACAAGGCAGCCATAGTGACAGAAGAAGACAAGCAACTCAAATATGGGGAAGCACCCAACCTATGGAGACTAAACACAGTTCATCGAGTGGAAGAACTAAAATCAGTGATCCGAATGGGGCCAATATGGGCTGCAGGAATCCTCCTCATCACAGCCTACGCACAACAGGGCACATTCTCACTGCAGCAAGCCAAAACCATGGACAGGCACCTCTCAAAATCCTTCGAAATCCCTGCTGGATCAATGTCTGTCTTCACCTACAGCACCATGCTCCTCACCATCGTATTCTACGACAGCATCTTCATCCCCGTAGCCCGCCACTTCTCCGGCCTCGACCGCGGCATCAGCTTCCTCCACCGGATGGGAATTGGGTTCGTCATCTCCATCTTGGCCACTCTAGTTGCAGGTTTCATCGAAGTGAAGCGCAAAAACGCAGCCATCGCAAGCGGCCTCATTGATCATCCTCATTCCATCATTCCCATATCAGCGTTTTGGCTTGTGCCACAGTACAGCCTGCATGGGATGGCAGAAGCTTTCATGTCAATTGGACATCTGGAGTTTTTCTACGACCAGGCACCAGAAAGCATGAGGAGCACAGCTATGGCACTGTTTTGGTTGGCCATTTCTTTTGGGAATTATGTGAGCTCGCTTCTGGTTTGCATGGTTCATAAGTACAGTGCAGGTCCAAACGGATCAAACTGGCTGAAGGATGACAACCTGAGTAAGGGAAAGTTGGAGTACTTTTACTGGTTGATCACGTTATTGCAAGTTGTTAACTTTATATATTACCTTTGTTGTACGAAACTGTACACATTTAAGCCCATTCAGATCGAAAGCAAAGAAGGTGGAAGCTCTGAAGAAGGAGGGATGGAGCTAGCTAACAGGGTTTAG
- the LOC121242922 gene encoding ACD11 homolog protein isoform X1, with the protein MDGESLEEHNAMMMTPLSAMAEAFEELDKMLRSREDDQQLRLDTFCEACSLVSVLFGCLGFAFKFAEVDYVSKVRDLKEASRTSNTLQDILDLDVANDTVKIQGSLSRNLRRVRQGLDLVRALFEQFLTNDQDCYLKEAASRAYRQVCAPYHSWAVRTAVVAGMCALPTRNQLLLKLNETEQSAGKKMRRYIDASLPVIEYIDKLYLSRNISLDW; encoded by the exons ATGGATGGGGAGAGTTTGGAGGAGCACAACGCGATGATGATGACACCTTTGTCAGCCATGGCGGAGGCCTTCGAGGAGCTGGACAAGATGTTGAGATCGAGGGAGGACGATCAGCAGCTCCGCTTGGACACCTTCTGCGAAGCCTGCTCTTTGGTGTCCGTTCTTTTTGGATGCCTCGGTTTCGCTTTCAAGTTCGCCGAGGTCGACTACGTCTCCAAG GTACGTGATCTAAAGGAAGCATCAAGAACATCTAACACTTTACAAGACATACTTGATCTTGATGTTGCAAATGATACAGtaaagatacaaggaagtcTTTCGCGAAATCTACGACGAGTCAGACAGGGTCTTGACCTCGTCAGAGCTTTATTTGAACAATTTTTGACTAACGATCA AGATTGCTATTTAAAGGAAGCAGCTTCAAGAGCTTATCGGCAAGTTTGTGCACCATACCACTCATGGGCAGTCCGGACAGCGGTTGTTGCTGGAATGTGTGCTCTTCCTACAAGAAACCAACTTCTGTTGAAGCTCAATGAAACTG AGCAGTCAGCagggaagaagatgagaaggTATATCGATGCATCGCTACCAGTTATAGAGTACATTGACAAGCTTTACCTCTCCAGGAATATCAGCTTGGACTGGTGA